From the genome of Candidatus Methylopumilus turicensis, one region includes:
- a CDS encoding aminoglycoside phosphotransferase family protein, translating to MERLQQLNAWLAVVLKNAPYQIEPASADASFRRYFRVTINELTYIAMDAPPPQEDCTPFVHVAKVFADAGLNVPKVIAQDISHGFLLLSDLGNTTFLSALQAPNGLEVAADLYRDASNALVTMQLASKPNVFPAYDEALLTREMELFPDWYLTKHLNVTLTGAQQQTMKKTFDLLNANILAQSKVYVHRDYHSRNLMVQSGSHDLGILDFQDAVYGPITYDLVSLLKDAYISWEEDQVLDWVVRYWQSARKAGLPVPEDVADFYRDFEWMGAQRHIKVLGIFARLYHRDGKDGYLKDMPLVMDYLRRVCDRYIELKPMLRLLDQLAGVELKAGYTF from the coding sequence TTGGAACGATTGCAGCAGTTAAACGCATGGTTGGCCGTAGTCTTGAAAAACGCTCCCTATCAAATTGAGCCTGCCTCCGCAGACGCCAGCTTTAGGCGTTATTTTAGGGTAACGATCAATGAGCTTACTTACATCGCGATGGATGCCCCGCCACCTCAAGAGGATTGCACCCCATTCGTGCATGTGGCAAAAGTGTTTGCGGACGCTGGATTGAATGTGCCCAAAGTCATTGCGCAAGATATTTCGCATGGGTTTTTATTGCTCTCCGATTTAGGCAATACGACTTTTTTAAGCGCGCTTCAAGCGCCAAATGGCCTAGAAGTCGCGGCTGATTTATATCGAGATGCGAGTAATGCTTTGGTGACTATGCAGCTAGCAAGTAAGCCGAATGTTTTTCCAGCGTATGACGAAGCACTGCTGACTCGTGAGATGGAGTTATTTCCAGATTGGTATTTGACTAAGCATTTGAATGTCACGCTGACTGGTGCGCAGCAACAAACTATGAAAAAAACTTTTGATTTGCTGAATGCCAACATCTTGGCGCAATCAAAAGTTTATGTGCATCGTGATTATCATTCACGTAATTTGATGGTGCAAAGTGGCTCTCATGATTTGGGCATTTTGGATTTCCAGGATGCGGTATATGGGCCAATTACTTACGATTTGGTGTCATTGCTCAAAGATGCCTATATAAGCTGGGAAGAAGACCAGGTGTTAGATTGGGTAGTCCGCTATTGGCAGTCTGCAAGGAAAGCGGGTTTGCCTGTGCCAGAAGATGTAGCAGATTTTTACCGTGATTTTGAATGGATGGGCGCGCAGCGCCATATCAAAGTGCTTGGCATCTTTGCAAGACTTTACCATCGCGATGGTAAAGACGGCTATTTGAAAGATATGCCGTTGGTGATGGATTATCTGCGCCGTGTTTGCGACCGCTATATTGAATTAAAACCGATGCTCCGTTTGCTCGATCAGTTAGCTGGCGTTGAGCTAAAAGCCGGTTACACGTTCTAA
- a CDS encoding UbiH/UbiF family hydroxylase, with translation MQSTIKQYDVVIVGASLVGASAAVALSKQGLRVALVDKKTPIPSAIKAEAWDSRIYAISPGNAEWLKALGVWHHMDARRVTPIEAMHIWGDTNPDPLAFNAEEAFTNNIGYILESNALQQAIWDELKTLEVDVFIGEGASLDLSDQEAHLALIDGTQLSAKLLVGADGGSSWVRENAGLSQHKTFYEHVGVVANFEVTLPHQNIARQWFVEDGILAWLPLAGNKISMVFSTKHSEKLMALTPEGLAEFIEQTGGHVLGKMRVITPAQAFPLIKQKASALIANRLALVGDAAHQVHPMAGQGVNLGFRDAIELAQVLADRNPFADIGDQFVLRRYERARKADVLSMQSLTHGLYGAFDSKQALVRVARNWGLSLPNKHPILKRALMKQALI, from the coding sequence ATGCAATCGACAATCAAGCAATACGATGTTGTGATTGTAGGTGCTTCGCTAGTGGGCGCCTCTGCTGCGGTTGCTCTTTCCAAACAAGGCCTCCGTGTTGCATTGGTCGACAAAAAAACACCGATTCCATCTGCAATCAAGGCTGAAGCTTGGGATAGTCGTATTTATGCAATTAGTCCAGGTAATGCAGAGTGGCTAAAAGCGCTTGGTGTTTGGCATCACATGGATGCTAGGAGAGTGACGCCCATCGAGGCGATGCATATTTGGGGAGATACAAACCCTGACCCATTAGCCTTTAACGCAGAAGAGGCTTTTACCAATAACATAGGCTACATCTTGGAAAGCAATGCCCTGCAACAAGCCATTTGGGATGAACTCAAGACCTTGGAAGTTGATGTCTTCATTGGAGAGGGTGCGTCCCTTGATTTGAGCGATCAGGAGGCACATTTAGCGCTGATTGATGGCACGCAACTCAGTGCTAAATTATTGGTTGGCGCCGATGGCGGTAGCTCTTGGGTGCGAGAAAATGCAGGCTTGAGTCAACATAAAACATTTTACGAGCATGTGGGTGTCGTCGCCAATTTTGAAGTGACTTTGCCGCATCAAAATATTGCAAGGCAATGGTTTGTCGAGGATGGCATTTTGGCTTGGTTGCCACTTGCGGGTAATAAAATTTCAATGGTGTTTTCTACTAAGCACTCAGAGAAGTTGATGGCGTTAACTCCAGAGGGATTGGCTGAATTTATTGAACAAACGGGTGGCCATGTGTTGGGAAAAATGCGTGTGATTACCCCGGCGCAGGCATTTCCGTTAATCAAGCAGAAGGCGAGTGCCTTAATTGCTAATCGCTTGGCTTTAGTGGGTGACGCGGCGCATCAAGTGCACCCCATGGCAGGGCAAGGTGTTAATTTGGGCTTTCGTGATGCGATTGAGTTGGCTCAAGTGCTTGCTGACCGTAATCCATTCGCCGATATTGGCGATCAGTTTGTATTGCGCCGTTATGAACGCGCTAGAAAAGCGGATGTGTTGTCGATGCAAAGCCTAACTCATGGTTTGTATGGTGCTTTTGATAGCAAGCAAGCCTTAGTGAGAGTTGCGCGCAATTGGGGTTTAAGCTTGCCCAATAAGCATCCCATACTCAAACGCGCTTTGATGAAGCAGGCATTAATTTAA
- a CDS encoding aminopeptidase P N-terminal domain-containing protein: MGEGVAVIPTSHELIRNRDSHYPFRFDSYFYYLSAFKEPESVLFVVAGANPKTILFCRDKDMEREIWDGFRYGPTAAVTEFGIDEAYSIQQLDEMAPKLLANQSKLFYNLGADAAWDGRVTAWMNALRSQARTGLSAPDAVVDVRKHLDEMRLHKSQYEIDTMRQSANIAAAAHQRAMQFTKPGMMEYQVEAEFLHEFYRSGAQAPAYTSIVAGGANACTLHYNANNAKLNHGDLLLIDAGCELDGYASDITRTFPVSGQFSAAQKDLYELVLASQAAAISKVSPMNHWNAPHEAALDVLIRGFIDFGLCKGSAEEVLETGSYRQFYMHRTGHWLGLDVHDAGEYKDKLGSWKMLAPGMTLTVEPGCYVRPADNVPEHFWNIGIRIEDDVVVTEGGCEVMTHAAPKTVAEIEDLMRHD, encoded by the coding sequence ATGGGCGAAGGAGTTGCAGTCATCCCAACTTCCCATGAGCTGATTCGCAATCGTGACAGTCATTATCCCTTCCGTTTTGATAGTTACTTTTATTATCTTTCTGCATTTAAAGAGCCTGAGTCGGTGTTGTTTGTTGTTGCTGGCGCCAACCCAAAAACAATCCTTTTTTGCCGTGACAAAGATATGGAGCGAGAAATTTGGGATGGATTCCGTTACGGCCCCACTGCGGCGGTGACTGAGTTCGGCATTGATGAAGCTTATTCTATTCAACAGCTTGATGAAATGGCGCCTAAACTGCTTGCCAATCAATCTAAGCTTTTTTATAACTTGGGCGCAGATGCCGCTTGGGATGGCCGTGTGACCGCTTGGATGAACGCCCTGCGCTCTCAAGCGCGAACTGGGCTTAGCGCCCCCGATGCGGTAGTAGATGTTCGCAAACACCTTGATGAAATGCGTTTACATAAATCACAGTACGAAATCGACACCATGCGTCAGTCGGCCAATATTGCGGCGGCGGCGCATCAACGCGCTATGCAGTTCACTAAGCCGGGCATGATGGAATATCAAGTTGAGGCAGAGTTCTTGCATGAGTTCTATCGAAGCGGTGCACAAGCCCCCGCTTATACCAGTATTGTGGCTGGTGGGGCTAATGCTTGCACTTTGCATTACAACGCGAACAATGCGAAGTTGAATCATGGAGATTTGCTATTAATTGATGCAGGTTGCGAATTAGATGGATATGCCTCAGACATTACACGTACTTTTCCAGTCAGCGGCCAATTCAGTGCAGCACAAAAAGATTTGTACGAATTGGTATTGGCCTCGCAAGCGGCTGCGATTTCAAAAGTTTCGCCAATGAACCATTGGAACGCTCCTCACGAGGCGGCATTGGATGTGCTCATTCGAGGGTTTATTGATTTTGGTTTGTGTAAAGGCAGCGCTGAAGAGGTGCTGGAAACGGGAAGCTATCGTCAGTTTTATATGCATCGCACAGGGCATTGGCTCGGCTTGGATGTCCATGATGCCGGTGAATATAAAGATAAGCTGGGAAGCTGGAAAATGCTAGCACCAGGAATGACCTTAACCGTTGAGCCAGGATGTTATGTTCGGCCAGCAGACAATGTTCCAGAGCACTTTTGGAATATTGGCATCCGCATTGAGGATGACGTTGTTGTGACCGAAGGTGGTTGCGAAGTGATGACGCACGCCGCGCCGAAAACGGTGGCTGAGATTGAGGATTTGATGCGTCATGACTGA
- the murU gene encoding N-acetylmuramate alpha-1-phosphate uridylyltransferase MurU, which produces MKAMILAAGRGERMRPLTDHTPKPLLLVGGKPLIVWHLERLSTLGFKDVVINHAYLGEQIEQALGNGSVWGLNIQYSPESIALETAGGIANALPLLGDTPFLVVNGDVFTDIHFDRLSLSSPNLAHLVMVDNPPQHPHGDFAVSSGKVAEAGARKLTFSGVGVYHPTLFVGIQRGQPAKLAPLLKAAMSNGLVSGEYYQGVWHDIGTPERLHQLDELINFSSL; this is translated from the coding sequence ATGAAAGCCATGATTTTAGCGGCCGGGCGAGGGGAGCGAATGCGCCCATTGACTGACCATACCCCCAAGCCGCTTTTGCTGGTGGGAGGCAAGCCGCTGATTGTTTGGCATTTAGAGCGTTTATCAACGCTTGGTTTTAAAGATGTTGTGATTAATCACGCATATCTTGGTGAGCAGATTGAACAAGCCTTAGGAAATGGCAGTGTTTGGGGGCTCAATATTCAATATAGCCCAGAAAGCATTGCCTTAGAAACAGCCGGCGGAATTGCAAATGCCCTGCCTTTGTTGGGAGACACGCCATTTTTGGTAGTCAATGGCGATGTGTTTACTGACATTCATTTTGATCGTTTGAGCCTCTCGTCACCTAACTTGGCGCACTTGGTGATGGTGGATAATCCACCACAGCATCCGCATGGGGATTTTGCAGTCAGCTCTGGCAAAGTGGCTGAAGCGGGTGCACGGAAACTGACATTTTCTGGTGTTGGGGTTTACCATCCAACATTATTTGTTGGTATTCAGCGAGGCCAGCCCGCAAAATTAGCACCTTTGTTAAAGGCTGCCATGTCAAACGGGCTGGTGAGTGGTGAGTATTACCAAGGCGTTTGGCATGACATAGGAACACCTGAACGACTTCATCAGCTCGACGAGCTGATCAATTTTTCATCATTATAA
- a CDS encoding FAD-dependent monooxygenase gives MTEPVVIVGGGPVGATLALTLQHKGIAVTMLEARAEGAAYQDQRALALSYGSRTILEKLGVWEKLERQATAINTIHISQRGSFGRSLLKAQDHDLPALGYVLSYGVLARALDEALAEFTGVTIIAEAEATHIDPGLEKAAVAFNHQGQSHLLNSSLLVLADGGRSLGDIAGIQRETKMYGHDALVTKVKCELPHHNIAYERFTPMGPVALLPNGEDFSLVWTGKQAEVAKVMALEDADFLSQLHQHFGDRVGHFLSVGKRLTFPLKLSQLNPVTAPHLVVIGNAAQTMHPVAGQGFNVGLRDACELAQLIAATEPISWGQDAMMRAYQRSRKTDTQRGLMFTDFLVNLFSNDLVGVSGLRGMSLGMLHLLKPVKSRLVRKMSFGSRG, from the coding sequence ATGACTGAACCAGTTGTCATCGTCGGTGGAGGTCCGGTAGGTGCAACACTCGCATTGACCTTACAGCACAAAGGTATTGCAGTGACGATGTTGGAAGCACGCGCTGAGGGCGCGGCTTACCAAGACCAACGTGCATTAGCGCTTTCTTATGGCAGTCGTACTATTTTGGAAAAGTTAGGCGTATGGGAAAAACTAGAGCGCCAAGCGACTGCGATTAATACGATTCATATTTCACAACGTGGTAGCTTTGGACGTAGTTTACTTAAAGCACAGGATCATGATTTGCCTGCGCTGGGTTATGTGCTTTCTTATGGAGTCCTTGCACGAGCCTTGGATGAGGCGCTCGCAGAGTTTACTGGGGTCACCATTATTGCTGAAGCAGAGGCTACTCACATTGATCCTGGCTTGGAAAAAGCGGCGGTTGCATTTAATCATCAAGGTCAGTCACACCTCTTAAACTCGTCCTTACTTGTCCTTGCTGACGGTGGTCGAAGTTTAGGTGATATCGCTGGTATACAGCGCGAAACTAAAATGTACGGTCATGATGCCTTAGTCACCAAGGTGAAATGTGAGTTGCCTCATCACAATATTGCTTATGAGCGTTTCACGCCCATGGGCCCGGTGGCATTACTGCCGAATGGTGAAGATTTTTCCTTGGTATGGACTGGAAAGCAAGCCGAGGTGGCAAAGGTGATGGCGCTGGAAGATGCCGATTTTTTAAGCCAATTGCATCAACATTTTGGCGACCGTGTTGGTCACTTTTTAAGTGTTGGAAAGCGCCTGACTTTCCCGCTCAAACTTTCCCAGCTCAATCCAGTGACCGCACCGCATCTAGTCGTGATTGGTAATGCAGCTCAAACGATGCACCCTGTTGCAGGACAAGGCTTTAATGTTGGCTTGCGAGATGCCTGTGAGTTAGCACAATTAATTGCTGCAACAGAGCCCATCTCTTGGGGTCAAGATGCCATGATGCGGGCCTATCAACGTAGCCGCAAGACTGACACGCAGCGTGGTTTGATGTTTACTGACTTTTTAGTCAACTTGTTTTCCAATGATCTTGTGGGTGTTTCTGGTTTGCGCGGCATGAGTTTAGGCATGCTTCATTTGTTAAAGCCGGTGAAATCCCGCTTGGTAAGAAAAATGAGCTTTGGAAGTCGCGGTTAA
- a CDS encoding class I SAM-dependent methyltransferase, which translates to MALPQLSWDMNFLKNNPVFQDRHYGIPEEVKAIHYPIRLVRYWFMYHFLRNQSKQVAVMDVCEIGVDVGQMLGFVKGAAANGGEQVEFASWDAVDVIVQKELLIKAGYGQFYEVNLESPEFSLSDKTYDAMILLHVLEHLFEPEVLVKKLMKNLKPGGIMIGGFPSLPKCLEAKREAKIRPSAKKYGHVSVFSPARVRNMAAESGLQVELLSGAFFMRKKGFFLENYQWWFKFNLWFGGMFPSWPGETYWVLRKPK; encoded by the coding sequence ATGGCATTGCCGCAATTGTCTTGGGACATGAATTTTTTAAAAAACAATCCAGTATTTCAGGATAGACATTACGGCATTCCCGAGGAAGTAAAAGCCATCCACTATCCAATTCGGTTGGTGAGATATTGGTTTATGTATCATTTTTTACGAAATCAATCTAAGCAAGTCGCTGTCATGGATGTTTGCGAGATTGGCGTAGATGTCGGGCAAATGTTGGGATTTGTTAAAGGTGCCGCAGCGAATGGTGGAGAGCAAGTCGAGTTTGCAAGTTGGGACGCAGTGGACGTGATTGTCCAAAAGGAATTGCTAATTAAAGCTGGCTATGGCCAGTTTTATGAAGTGAACCTAGAGAGTCCTGAGTTTAGCTTGAGTGATAAAACCTATGATGCAATGATTTTGTTGCACGTCCTTGAACACCTTTTTGAGCCTGAGGTGCTAGTCAAAAAGCTGATGAAGAATCTAAAGCCGGGCGGCATTATGATCGGTGGATTTCCTTCATTGCCGAAATGTCTTGAGGCCAAGCGAGAAGCAAAAATTCGACCAAGCGCTAAAAAATATGGACATGTCAGCGTGTTTTCTCCAGCGCGCGTAAGAAATATGGCGGCAGAGAGTGGCTTGCAAGTAGAGCTGTTGTCGGGCGCTTTCTTCATGCGTAAAAAAGGCTTTTTCCTAGAAAATTATCAATGGTGGTTCAAGTTTAATTTATGGTTTGGAGGCATGTTTCCTTCTTGGCCGGGTGAAACTTATTGGGTGCTTCGTAAGCCCAAGTAG